A portion of the Streptomyces sp. NBC_01335 genome contains these proteins:
- a CDS encoding CGNR zinc finger domain-containing protein, with translation MNLDHVFVCEHPALDFAATLRARRSTRFEMFVTPERLDAWYLESGLVDTITPAEEDDVRAAITVREAVYQLVTDRRLGEDFDRDALDVVNAAALRTPVTPQLTMAGRLVEATAPQALATVARQAVELLSGPEVPLLKECGNPECTRVYIDRSRGMRRQWCGMESCGNKIKAAAYRARKKAAPAVH, from the coding sequence GTGAATCTTGACCATGTCTTCGTATGCGAGCACCCCGCCCTCGACTTCGCGGCCACCCTCCGTGCCCGGCGGTCGACCCGGTTCGAGATGTTCGTGACGCCGGAGCGGCTCGACGCCTGGTATCTGGAGTCCGGGCTCGTGGACACGATCACGCCCGCCGAGGAGGACGACGTCCGAGCGGCGATCACCGTGCGCGAGGCCGTCTACCAGCTCGTCACCGACCGGCGCCTCGGCGAGGACTTCGACCGGGACGCCCTCGACGTGGTCAACGCCGCCGCGCTCAGGACTCCGGTGACGCCCCAGCTCACGATGGCCGGGCGGCTGGTCGAAGCGACCGCTCCCCAGGCCTTGGCGACCGTTGCCCGGCAGGCCGTCGAACTGCTCAGCGGCCCCGAGGTCCCGCTGCTGAAGGAGTGCGGCAACCCCGAGTGCACCCGGGTCTACATCGACCGCTCGCGGGGAATGCGCCGCCAGTGGTGCGGCATGGAGTCCTGCGGCAACAAGATCAAGGCCGCCGCCTACCGGGCGCGCAAGAAGGCGGCGCCCGCAGTTCACTGA
- a CDS encoding acyl-CoA dehydrogenase family protein — protein MTYPSTGAERATPADPVRTLLAAAHDIAPVLSRAAEAAERDSRLTPEAERALREAGQFALGVPQRFGGPELMPADSLEVTAELALACPSSAWVVMVSYVAQQIAASFGERACRDLWGDGPDVALCGVFSDAGAVSRPVEDGVLVTGTWSWASGCHHADWALLGVPLPEEPGNAPGRGLALVPASGLAVKRTWDMAGMRGTGSDTLVADEVFVPHHRLRRFADVVRGNGLPEEPLYRIPPGSMTLVSMGPLLGTARAVLRLTLEAVESGKPMAMSLHARLADSPSVQAAIAEAATLIDSAHLHLRRSAEFAGAAAVSGTEPSPIERARVRMDAGHASTCLLQAVQLLLTVGGAGSFSATKTVQRHWRDLETGSRHPTLNPGLAKEMYGRALVGDERPVSPMV, from the coding sequence GTGACCTACCCATCGACCGGCGCCGAACGCGCCACGCCCGCCGATCCGGTGCGCACGCTCCTGGCGGCGGCCCATGACATCGCTCCCGTGCTGAGCCGTGCCGCGGAGGCCGCCGAACGCGACAGCCGGCTGACTCCTGAAGCGGAACGGGCTCTGCGGGAGGCCGGCCAGTTCGCCCTCGGCGTGCCGCAGCGCTTCGGCGGTCCCGAACTGATGCCCGCCGACAGCCTGGAGGTGACCGCCGAACTCGCGCTCGCCTGCCCGTCGAGCGCCTGGGTGGTGATGGTCTCGTACGTCGCGCAGCAGATCGCCGCCTCGTTCGGGGAGAGGGCCTGCCGCGACCTGTGGGGCGACGGCCCCGACGTCGCCCTGTGCGGGGTGTTCAGCGACGCGGGAGCCGTCTCCCGGCCGGTCGAGGACGGGGTGCTCGTCACCGGCACCTGGTCCTGGGCCTCGGGCTGCCACCACGCCGACTGGGCCCTGCTCGGCGTCCCCCTGCCCGAAGAGCCCGGCAACGCGCCGGGGCGTGGGCTGGCCCTGGTGCCGGCCTCCGGCCTCGCCGTCAAGAGGACCTGGGACATGGCGGGGATGCGCGGAACCGGCAGTGACACCCTGGTCGCCGACGAGGTGTTCGTCCCGCACCACCGCCTCCGGCGGTTCGCCGACGTCGTCCGGGGAAACGGGCTTCCCGAGGAGCCTCTGTACCGGATTCCGCCGGGTTCCATGACGCTCGTGTCGATGGGCCCCCTGCTGGGCACCGCGCGGGCGGTCCTCCGGCTCACCCTGGAGGCCGTCGAGAGCGGGAAACCGATGGCCATGTCCCTGCACGCCCGCCTCGCCGACTCGCCGAGCGTGCAGGCGGCGATCGCCGAGGCGGCCACCCTCATCGACTCGGCCCACCTGCATCTGAGGCGCTCGGCCGAGTTCGCGGGCGCGGCTGCGGTCTCGGGGACCGAACCGTCGCCGATCGAACGCGCACGGGTCCGCATGGACGCGGGACACGCCTCCACCTGCCTGCTCCAGGCCGTACAGCTGCTGCTCACCGTCGGCGGAGCGGGCAGCTTCTCGGCCACGAAGACCGTCCAGCGTCACTGGCGCGACCTGGAGACGGGGTCCCGGCATCCCACGCTCAACCCCGGCCTCGCCAAGGAGATGTACGGGCGGGCTCTGGTGGGAGACGAACGGCCCGTCAGCCCCATGGTCTGA
- a CDS encoding TIGR03619 family F420-dependent LLM class oxidoreductase: MRLGLALPTFGPDARPESLLAVCRTAEELGYDSLWTGDRVLAPLVPSAPYPSTDGRMPREYENHMDPLVALTFAASHTTRVELGTSTLNGLWQPPLMLARSLTTLDLLSGGRLVVGLGLGWMPEEYTAVSVPWKGRGARLEETMDVLEKYWANDVFSHEGPLFTIPETVVGLKAHQRPGPPVLLAAFTPGGLRRIGRRFGGWLPVAMPLQHLMGMWDVIVGAAVEAGRDPSALRMALRVNPQLTDVRTDDEQMPRAGTLGQFVDYARAAAEAGVHELFVDFGQSTATLDERADLAGRFLEGVRRG; this comes from the coding sequence ATGCGACTAGGTCTGGCCCTTCCCACGTTCGGTCCCGACGCCCGGCCGGAAAGCCTGCTCGCCGTCTGCCGGACCGCGGAGGAGCTCGGATACGACTCCCTGTGGACGGGCGACCGTGTCCTGGCTCCGTTGGTGCCGAGCGCGCCCTACCCGAGCACCGACGGCAGGATGCCGCGGGAGTACGAGAACCACATGGACCCCTTGGTGGCCCTGACGTTCGCCGCCTCCCACACGACCCGCGTCGAGCTGGGTACGAGCACGCTGAACGGTCTGTGGCAACCGCCGCTCATGCTGGCCCGGTCGTTGACCACCCTCGACCTCCTCAGCGGGGGGCGTCTGGTCGTGGGCCTCGGCCTGGGCTGGATGCCCGAGGAGTACACCGCGGTCTCCGTTCCCTGGAAGGGGCGGGGCGCGCGGCTGGAAGAGACGATGGACGTCCTGGAGAAGTACTGGGCCAACGACGTCTTCTCGCACGAGGGACCGCTGTTCACCATCCCGGAGACCGTCGTGGGGCTGAAGGCGCACCAGCGGCCCGGACCTCCCGTGCTGCTCGCGGCGTTCACCCCCGGCGGCTTGCGGAGGATCGGCCGCAGGTTCGGCGGCTGGCTGCCCGTGGCGATGCCGCTCCAGCACCTCATGGGCATGTGGGACGTCATCGTGGGGGCCGCGGTGGAGGCCGGTCGGGACCCGTCCGCCCTCCGTATGGCGCTGCGCGTCAACCCCCAGCTCACCGACGTGCGGACCGATGACGAGCAGATGCCGCGTGCGGGCACCCTCGGCCAGTTCGTCGACTACGCGCGGGCCGCCGCCGAGGCCGGTGTGCACGAACTCTTCGTGGACTTCGGGCAGTCGACGGCCACGCTCGACGAACGCGCCGATCTGGCCGGGCGCTTCCTCGAAGGAGTCCGGCGCGGCTGA
- a CDS encoding TetR/AcrR family transcriptional regulator, protein MLAVDPGASVASIAAEAGVDRRTVYRRFAAREDLLAAIYDARLTAIERAVEDARLREAPVAVALHRYVENIIAVNRDWPVDLTRMLTDDTVHARRDASIAEVDAFLHRATTEGLLRPGQPEGWAGALLPQLMHLVSRTMPDLSPAQAADVVVDTLLRGLGTH, encoded by the coding sequence ATGCTCGCCGTCGATCCGGGCGCGAGTGTGGCGAGCATCGCCGCCGAGGCGGGAGTGGACCGGCGGACCGTCTACCGGCGCTTCGCCGCACGCGAGGACCTCCTCGCGGCCATCTACGATGCCCGCCTCACCGCCATCGAACGGGCCGTCGAGGACGCCCGGCTGCGCGAAGCGCCCGTCGCCGTCGCCCTGCACCGCTACGTCGAGAACATCATCGCCGTCAACCGCGACTGGCCCGTCGACCTCACCCGCATGCTCACCGACGACACCGTCCACGCCCGCCGTGACGCGTCCATCGCCGAAGTCGACGCCTTCCTCCACCGCGCCACCACCGAGGGCCTCCTCCGCCCCGGCCAACCCGAAGGGTGGGCAGGCGCGCTACTGCCCCAGCTCATGCACCTGGTGTCCCGGACGATGCCCGACCTGAGCCCCGCGCAGGCGGCGGACGTGGTCGTCGACACCCTGCTGCGCGGGCTCGGAACGCACTGA
- a CDS encoding cytochrome P450 family protein, translating to MSSSEKCPYHEGRVVIGPAFKADAPARYARLRALGPIHPAEFHRGLQGWVVVGHDLARQALNHPALLKDATPAADALAAAGYVLHQPSVGLGAQMMEADPPEHGRLRRLASAAFTPRRTAELAPRIERIAHDLIDAMPPSGEFDLMEAFNNPLPASVIAELLGIPAEHHPDFRRWSGLALQVASPGHRPALAGLHGLLAELVAEKRRRPGDDLLSALVAVRDEEDGRLSEEELVGTAMMLVVAGHESTVNLLGNAVLALLRHPEQLRLLRERPELMAGAVEEFLRYDTSVERSTSRYASEELELGGVRIPRGGMITVALGSAGHDLPRTGADDPAVLDVTRPAARHLAFGHGIHYCLGAPLARLETTVALRVLLSRVPGLELAAPVDSLDWIGSGIIRGVLSLPVRRRAC from the coding sequence ATGAGTTCGAGCGAGAAGTGCCCGTACCACGAAGGCAGGGTGGTCATCGGCCCCGCGTTCAAGGCGGATGCCCCGGCCCGGTACGCCCGGCTGCGGGCGCTCGGCCCCATCCACCCGGCCGAGTTCCACCGCGGTCTCCAGGGCTGGGTGGTGGTCGGACACGACCTGGCCCGGCAGGCGCTCAACCACCCCGCCCTGCTGAAGGACGCCACGCCCGCCGCCGACGCCCTGGCCGCCGCCGGTTACGTACTCCATCAGCCCTCGGTCGGGCTGGGCGCGCAGATGATGGAGGCCGACCCGCCCGAGCACGGCCGGCTGCGCCGGCTGGCCTCGGCCGCGTTCACTCCCCGCCGTACGGCCGAACTGGCGCCGCGTATCGAGCGGATCGCCCACGACCTGATCGACGCGATGCCGCCGTCGGGCGAGTTCGACCTCATGGAGGCGTTCAACAACCCGCTGCCGGCCTCGGTCATCGCGGAACTCCTCGGCATTCCGGCGGAGCACCACCCGGATTTCCGCCGCTGGTCGGGGCTGGCGCTCCAGGTGGCCTCACCCGGGCACCGACCGGCGCTGGCCGGACTGCACGGGCTGCTGGCGGAACTGGTCGCGGAGAAGCGGCGCCGACCCGGGGACGACCTGCTGTCCGCTTTGGTCGCCGTCCGCGACGAGGAGGACGGCCGGCTGTCGGAGGAGGAACTCGTGGGCACGGCCATGATGCTGGTCGTCGCGGGCCACGAAAGCACCGTGAACCTGCTCGGCAACGCCGTCCTGGCCCTGCTGCGGCACCCGGAACAGCTCAGGCTGTTGCGCGAGAGGCCCGAACTCATGGCGGGGGCCGTGGAGGAGTTCCTGCGGTACGACACCTCCGTCGAGCGCTCCACCAGCCGCTACGCCAGCGAGGAGCTGGAACTGGGCGGGGTACGCATTCCCCGGGGCGGCATGATCACCGTCGCGCTCGGTTCCGCCGGGCACGACCTCCCCCGGACCGGGGCCGACGACCCCGCCGTCCTCGACGTGACCCGGCCCGCCGCCCGTCATCTGGCCTTCGGCCACGGCATCCACTACTGCCTGGGCGCCCCGCTCGCCCGGCTGGAGACGACCGTGGCCCTGCGCGTCCTGCTCTCCCGCGTCCCCGGGCTGGAGCTCGCCGCCCCGGTGGACTCGCTCGACTGGATCGGCTCGGGCATCATCCGCGGTGTGCTCTCCCTGCCGGTACGCCGCCGCGCCTGCTGA